A region of the Apus apus isolate bApuApu2 chromosome 5, bApuApu2.pri.cur, whole genome shotgun sequence genome:
TCCATGTAGTGCGAATAAACAGGCTTACAACTGAAAAGCAGTGCAGGCAGGCTTGTCAAAGCCCTGGTGTTTCAGGTGAGGTTCTTGTCCCTTAGCTGCAATGGTGTTTCTGTTCCTTAAAGGTCTCTGCTCCCCTGACATCTCTCTTTAATTCCAGTTGTTCTCAGGTGTTTGCAGTTATGGCTTCTCCGTGCAGTCCTGTGGTACTATATAACTACTGACACCTTTGGTTAAATTGCATCCAGAATAGCTATTTACAAGGGCCCTTTAGCTTCCAGAGCTACACTGCATATGTGTGTACTTGGCGTGCACTGGTAGCACTGAAATGGTGTTAGGTCACTTGTCTTGaataatgttttttccattGTGCCAGATGTTTGTGAGTGGATAGTGCTGTTGTAGACAGCTGGAATTAGTAGTCTTTACTCATtggtatttgtgtgtgttttttctgccttaGAGGAAACCAGTTATATCCTGCAACCAAGCACAGGGTTGAACAAGTCTGGGAAGATGAGAGCCTTCTGCTGTCTCTCTGAGatgtctttaaaaaacattacatttctAAATGTGTTTATCTTATCTAGGCACATGTGAAAGCTTGTAGCACCTACAACTGGTGATGCTGTGGTGAAGATGAGACCTTGGCTCAGGCAGACTAATGTCTGACTATTGGATTGATAGGAACATcataaagatgtttttttttaatgcaccaGTGGTTTCAAGCCTTTAGTTTAAACATAAGACACCACTCTatagtggaaagaaaaaacactttgtttATAAAGGTGCTCTTTAGAAGGCAAGGTATGAGTGGGTTTGTCTCCCAGGCACCAAAGCTGtgaaaacttcagcttctgctttttaaggTGGTAAACCCTTGAGGTATGACACATTCACACTGACTGTGCTGACGTGTAGGGTCTGTAGCACTGTATGTTTGGCTATTCCACCTGATAATTTCTAAACACTGTGCACATGTAATCTTAATCTCctcaaaaaggaggaaaaggtgcTGTCAGCTGCTTTGTCCAGAGGAAGGACATTAAGGAATTTATTTCCTTGGTCCTGTTGCTGCCTTTAACCACTTCTTTTATACCCTTCATCTTGTTCTCTCCTGATGTGCTTTGTACAAAGCAAGTCCAGTTGAGTGTTAGCTTGGTTGGGCAGAGGGTGTTGAGCCTCTAGACTCAGTCCGTCTTCAGGAAGCCATGCAAAACTGAGCCCAAAAGCATATAAACCTTTTCAGGTTTTACATTCTGTATTAAACCCACTGAAGCAATTTAATTCTGCTTGTTACTTTATGACCAGTCTGTTGCACTATCTGGTGTCAAGGGAGACAGAAAAGATTTGTGTAGCCACCTACAGAGAGATCATCTGGAGAGAAGGacctgaaatgtcttttttatgaTTAGGTATTAAGAGCAGCTTTACTGCTCTCATTTGCCATTCGTACCTTCCCCAGATATGTTaatttttgtgctttctttcatTACACACTTGAGATGTCAGAATAGTTACACCTATGCAACTGCCAGTTAAGGAgcagtgttttttatttttggaagtaTTATGGTTGTTGAGTTGCTGACCAAGGGAGATGTTTTCATAACTATATTGCTtgaagaagatggaaaaataacattCCTAACTTGTTAGACTCTCTTCAGTACATGTAGTTTATAGCCTTGCTGACGTAACTTCACAAATTTAGAGAAGCAGTGCAACTATCACAGAAGAACTACTTTTGCCATTTCATTCACATCTCCAATATGTGCTGCATAAAAGGAAATGATTGCTGGCCTAGCTATTCCAGCACTGCCTTTGAATATTCACACCAGAGACCAGGATGTATACTTGGCAACAATTGTACCAGACAGTTTGACACTTCAGTTGCATGCTAATAAAGGCAGCAAAACTCTCTAGGGCTGGCAGCATGAGTAGTAACTCGAACAGCTGTATGTTGTCTAATTGAAAAACTGATTCGGGTCTCCCAGTGCCTCTAGGGCAAGTGATACACATGAAGGAGAAAGTGCCCATCTTCGCAAAGATTTGAAAACTCAGGATTCCAGATGCCAGGTGAGCATGGTGTACCTGTGTTTGGGAGGTAAGATAAGGttgtgcttttctctttgcatccCCAGCCTTATTCAGAACTCTCCCAAATTTCTTCTATGGTGGCCAGTCCAGGGCTGGAGAGGAACATGTTGGCCATCTGAGCAGTCTAGCTCTGAGAACAGAGCCACTTGGCCATCctctggagaaaataaagggaaaatatgACATGGCTGTAAGAATAAATATTCCTGCTAAATACATCCACAATACATCTGCTTACCTGGCATCTGCTTGCTTTTGGGCATCTGTGATTTCTTTCCAGGAATGGTAGGCGTAAACATGAGGGAAACCAGTTTGGTAAGGTAAGATGTTGTCTGCCTATATggtttcctttcaaaataactCTAAAGAGCTTTTAttgtactatttttttctttttttccttttttttttttcctgtctcctaATTGGAAGTGAGCAAAAAGGAGCCACTGGGTGACACAAATCTTGCACTGGACGCATGAGCTGGAGCCTCAATCTATTGTTGCATCAAAGGGAGTACTTATCAGTCCAGCTCAATAGATGTATCTGGTCCTGGGCAGCAACAGCTGGATACCATCCCAATGGCACCAGGGTGCTTTAACCAAGCTGACCCCAACAGTCTCTTTTCTGAACTGACAGACTTAAATTTTTACCTAATGCAAGATAGACTGctgactttttgttttcccGTACCCAAGAAGTGAGAAACATCACATTTACAGTAGTAGATGATCAGTGGTTTTCCACTAACATAGCTTATTGGGCAAGGAACAGGAGATGGGATTGGGAAGCAGGGCACATCCAGattgctttcatttctgaagagTGGATTTTAATTTGTTGAAGGGCTGCTGCTATGTCTTCTACACTGTGTGGCTGTTGAAGCTTTTcactttattgctttttaagtACCATTTTTAATAGACTTTAAATGATTTTAGTCACTTTCTTAAAATTTTATCAGTCAGTAAAATTCTGCCTCTGCTTGTTTCTTTAGGGCTGTCAAAATATACTGCAGTTTTTGGTATAGGGATTTATTAAAGTTTGTATATTTTCTACAAGCCCTTTTAATAACTGTggtaatgtaatttttttttaggaaaaattcAGGCTTTTCATAACCTTAATCCTTAGTGAAGGTAACTCTCTGCAGATAAGAGCTTTAAATATAGCCATATGTACTATATgggcatgttttttttccctttctcacaCTTataacaaaacacagaaatcaaTTTTTCCTACAGTGCACTAAAGACCACCCACTGATGGCTGGCTGGTTGGGCACACATCTGCTTCATGGCAGACTCAGCACTGTGTTACCTTCCTCTATATTTCCTTGTTACAGCATGTGTCCCAGAAATTAATTGCATGCTACTGTGATATTACATAAAATCATAGCATAATTTAGGCACGAGGGGACCTTTCAAAGGTCTCTGGCCCAACCTGATGGAGTGTACCACCTCTTTGGCCCCAGCCCAGTGTTTGGGTGCCCTCATGATGGAAACTAATAGAGTTGGGATTTCCTGTACATTATCTGCTTCAGCCCCTCAAACATGTAGTAGTCTCCCTGGGACTTGCTCCAGTATTTTAATACTGTTCATGTATTCTGGGAAGCCTGAAACTGGGCACAGTGTTTGAGATGTCTCTTTAGTGCTGGTTAGAGGATGTTCGTTCCTTCCTTCAAAGCTTGGTTATGTTTATGTAGACACACCCAGAAAGAAGTTTAAAGAGATGTCAGGAGACAGACTTCCTGCTGTGATGAGTTTATAATGTTGGGATTTGACTTACTAAAAGACAAATTCTTTGATGGCTTCTGTGGCTAATGTTACCATTGTTCGTGGAATAAAGAGTAAATTTCTGTGTAACTTCAAGCTCTGAGATGAGAGTTGTCACTCATGGGTGATGAGATGGTTGtcttttcagtttcagtttttcagttttttttttttctcattaagaCATCTAGATGAATGCTAGCATTTAGATGGGTCCAAACTGTAGTGCACTCTATGTCCCTAGGCAAGTTCACCAGATGGGTGAGTGAATTGCTGCCATTAGGAGTGGTTAGTACCAGAAGATAAGCAGGTAGGTAGGTTGCTATATTGATTCCACTGGAATTCCAATCATTTTCACTAAGGCTGAGTCAGGATCCTTGAAGTCCAGATCTTCCAGCTCTtgtggtttatatttttaaaaattttaaaattacaaccATGAAACAGTGTGTTCAGTATACTGTGTGTAGCGAgtcattttctttgttgttttcaggTAACCATCACTGTAATTGGTCTGCGCCCTACCAAAATTGCTGCATCCTCTTGCAGTGTCACCAGCTGAGTGTATGCCAGAATGCCAGAGAACAAGACATCAAAGATCTGCTTGGAGGTAATGCCATCATTTAGGCTTGTTCTAAATCCAGGTTCCTGGTCCTTTTACTTTAAATGCCTGCATTTAGATCTCGCCTGGCTTTCAACTGAGGGAGATGGCTTGTAAAATGCCTGCAGGATGATTCTGTAAGTATAGTCAATTCACTGGAAAAACTGTTTCACTACCCTTGTAAGGCCTCTGGAACCTACATGTGTATGATGGGTCTTTGACAGAGGAACGGTTTCTCTCCATGTAGAAGACATTTGTTTAAGTCATTTGCACTCCACGTACTGTCCTTTGGAAAATAAAGGCATAACagatgtatttatattttttaagagaaaggaaaatgtctttattttttttctgagattgcTAGGGTTTTGCACCAGAGGTAGCAGGCTGCTTCTATAATCAGAGCATCCTTAGCAGCAATTGAATATGGTCACTTTCCAGTGCCATGCGCTTCTATTTTAATTGACAGAATAACAAAATGAAGCTTGTTGATAATTGGAAAGTCAGTCTTCTAAAGTATGTTTCAAGAGTTGGCTGTACCCAAgttggaaaagagaaagttcTTTTGGGTTGGCAAAGGTTTCTCTGCAACACAGCAACCAGACCTTTGATAAACAGAAGGGATTTCTGTCACTATAAGTCCAGATCACtaattatgaagaaaattctCCTGAAGTATGAAGATGTAAGTAGAGATTTTCACTCAGTTTGAGAGCTGAGTATTATGAATCTAAGTGCAAAGACTTTGTCAATGCTATGTAACTTGAAAGCATAAGTCTTCTCAGGAGCTGGCATTCATAACTCTGCTCCTGTTGATAATGTGCTTCTGCATTGTAGCTCTGCTTCATTACCCCCCTTTTCTGGAATTAATTCCCTGGTTGGGCAAATACTAGAGGTCtgtgtcaattaaaaaaaaaaatgaaaccaccaccaaacaaacaaaaaaccacaaccccaacaaaaagaaaacctcaagGCAGCGGCTTGAGGTTTCATGTTCTTGCTGACTTTAGGAATGATTTATTCCACTTGTACTACATATACTGCAGAATATGTGTTCTGGTTTGCATGTTGGGGATATGAGGTCAGATTTGAGCTTGACAGTTTTATTCTTATGAAACCCattggttttctctttttgaagaAATTGTTGGTGGGAAGAGGGAAACAATTTTGTTTCATCATCAAACCTAtccacagaaaaggaagaggatggTAAAAGTACAGGTGGACCAACACAACGTGGAAAACCTGGTTTTCTCAACTGCTCGGACTCACAAAATTCACTTGAGGCATTTAGTTGAGGTTAAGAATGAAGATGTAACaacaaatgcaagaaaaataattgcaagcAATGCAACCAGCACCCCAGCAaccaccaccactgccacagCCATAGCAATAAGTGTTACACATGCAGCTGTTCTCACTACAGCTTATGAAACAACTGTCAAAACCTCAAACGCCCCTGGAGATTCTGATCTCCTTGCTGAAGCCGTGTCATCCTCTGCCACTTCTTTCACTTCTGGTAACATCCCTGTTTCTACTTCCAGCAATGTCACAAAGCTTGTGACCACCACTGAAAAATCAGGACATAGTAGCTCTGTCTCAGGATTGTCCCCCACTTCCACTGCTTCTCCTCTCAGTGTAATTTCTGAAGCAGGTACTCCAATGCCTCCAACAGATCAGTTTAACCCAGCCACCACCAGCACTCCCCACTCTAGTAGCCACGCCACTGTTGGAGCTGGCCTGAATACACCAAGCACGACATTAACCACTTTCATGCCACAGGATGAAGGAATGTCTTCCACTGCTTCCACTCATGCCATGGCACTCAGCCCCTTGGAGGATTCACACTCTCTGAATTCACTGCCTGGCATTACATTGCTATATCTAGAACCAGAAGCAAGTACAGCCACAACATCATTGCATAAATCAGCTTACATTCTGGGGTCTACAAGAGGTGCCATGGTTTTAACTACTGCCTCTACATCAAAAACTACTACTGTGGGTGAGATAAAGTCAACATCTTACATTTTTTCAACAACTGTGACCCCAGCAGTTgcacccaaaacaacagcttcaGGCTTTGAAGAAACTCAGAACATGGACAGTGAGTATCATCTCATTGCTGCTGAGCCTTTAACTCAGTACTTAGTGGATAAAAGCTTGCTTCTTGGATTACTTTTAGttggtacatttttttttataactattGTAGTTCTTTTCCTTACACAGGCCTATGAGAGATACAAGAGGAAAGATTACACACAAGTGGATTACTTGATCAATGGAATGTATGTGGACTCAAAGATGTGAAATGGTGGGGAATAAAACAGTGGGCAGAGATATGGAAAGAGATTGAAGGGCTGCCcgacttgttttttttctcctatttgcCTATGACACGAACTGAAAGTGCTTCCAAATTTACTTCTGGTGCAATTGaggaaaaatgccatgtactCTAAGATAGAAAACCccaatttttttattcaattgTGCAACATGGTGCTGTGAAAAAGagttgtaatttttaaaacatccatAATGCACAATAGGTTTGGCCATTATTTTTCATGgtaaaacaaacccaacaaggGATAGGTCATCATCCTGGATAAATGGTATAGTGCTTTTTCAACTGTTTGCAGTGCAAGTTCCTTGTGTTCCCTTTGTTTCTCATATGCTCCTCCAAAAACAGGAAAGGATGCTTTCATCTTTTGCAAAGTGTTCTGAAATCATCAGGTGAGAAGTGTGGAAtattgctgcagcagggaatgTTTAATCCAATGTGTGTCATGTCTCAGTATGCCTCTTGCTTGTAAAAGATTTCTGTTTATAAGACTCTATAAGCTCTGTTTACTGCTCACACAAGATATCTTTTCACCATGAAGCAGATTACAGTGCTGCTGAACTTATCTCATTTTTGTATTCACATAATAAATGGGGCCCTGGAAGGGCATACCTtgttgcatttttgttttcattcctgtCTCTGCCAGTTCAGAAGCGGGCGGGGAGCTTTTGGGGCTTAAGCAAATTAGCTCTACTTAAATATTCCAAGTACAGAGGCTTTGAAGACCTCACTGGAAACATAGACATAAGATGCTGATCATCTTCTGCGGTACTGCTTCTCTAGTTTCAGAGCAATGTGCTGCTAGTCTCCTAGGTATGCAGATCTGTTCACTGCTTATTATCTTTCATGCACAGAGCatcaggttttggtttttgttttgcatttagGACCAGCTCAGATTTGCTAGTATTTTTTAAACCTTACTGCATGTGCAGTTGCTGCTCACCTCAGCAGCTGATAAAGTGAAtagaaaacacttctttttcaGCGAAGTATTCTTCAGTGGTTAATGTATCTTATTTCAATGACATACATACCAATAGCAAAGTGCTGGATCAAGGTGCATTGtgatttgttgtttgtgtttgggttgttctttttttttttaaaccagattGATAGCTTCTCTCTCACTTTCAATTACTTGGCTTTTCTTTGATCCAGCTTACATGTAATTTTGAGGCTGAAAATAGGCAAACCTGGAGGGACCAAAAAAGGTTGTGGGACTgaattttattgtattttaaggTTATTTTTGATTGGCTTCCCCTCAGCAGAAGGGACCAGAAACATGATTTCTGCTATCTTCCAGGAGCCACCTGTGTGCAGTATGTATGCAACAAGGTGTTGGGGAGTTGAATCCTTTGAGATTCTTGCGACTGTTTGCCTCTCAACACAACTGTTCTGAGCTATTAGCAGATATCAGGCAGATGCTGCTTTACAACTGCATAGTCCAAAGACTTATCTTTAACATAGGCATCTCAGGTTTCACCTTAATTGTATGACTTAAGCAGGTGAATCACTAACCACAGACCTAAGCATGTAGTCTTCCAGTTTAACTCCAGATACTGAGATAAGAGCTGTCTCCTGGACTCCCTGCTGTCTTCCAGGTAGGAGATGAGTGTTACCTTGGATTCAGctcactgctttttctcctcactTGGGCATCTCACATACATGCTTGTGTTTCAATAGGATAAATCCAGGCAGTAGTGCTCTTGTAATTTATCCCTGCCTACGTAAGTGAATTCCTGTCAGTAGGAAGTACATTGTTCTGTCACGGGTCAGTGTTGCAGCTGTTCTGCTAGTggtttgcagtatttttttctttctttttaaaatttttttaaagttgcctGAGCCATTTCCGCAAAGGTAAACTATGATAATCAGACTGGTAATTGGTTATCCTGGAAATGGGGTACTTTTTGGATGAACTTTGCACTCACTGTGACCTTGTTTCTTTTGATTTCCGTGTATCCTTTCATAGGCGCAACACTGGACACCAGATTCTGTGGAGTGGAAGCTTGTGAATTTGCACTGGATTTTATTCTCTTACTGGAAGATATATTGTTAGACTTCTGTACTGATTTTTTGGAGGGAgtaggaagggaagggagagaaaggtggcattacttaaaaaaacttgaagttttcttttataaaaacagATACTTTCTAAGATtggtttattaaaaaacaaaaccctacaGGGATGTTTTAAGGGGTTAAGATATACTTACAAGAGTTGAAATTGGGTTACAACTCTGTTTAGAAGAGTGTTAGGGAGTTTCTCATGGGCAGGGTGAGACTATTACCACTGCATCATGGCTAAAAGAAATTACTACCATTAACATATTTGTGGCTTCTTAAAAGGTTCTCACAGGAAGGTGAGTACTCATCAGAAGCTTGTTGCAGATCCCACAGCCCTGGTATGTTTAGATACTCTTCAGATACTGGCACAGTCTGTCTTTGTTGTACTTATTTGAGTTACTGCACTTCTAGCTGTGAATTACTTTCTCAGAAGAAACTGAGCTTTTAGTGTAAGGCTGAGCACCAGAGTGAGTCTTGCCTTTGTGCACTTTCACACAAGGTAGGGATCTTCATGCTtaccatagaatggtttgagtctGAAGGGAGCttaaaaggtcatctagtccaactcccctgcaacGAACAAGAACATCTTcaactggatcaggttgctcagagtccctCCAACCTCACCTGAAAtgtttccaggggtggggcttcTACCGACTGCATGGGCAATCtgctccagtgtttcaccaccctcatagtaaaaatgtcttccttgtATCTTGTCTGGATCTGCTCTCTTTTGGTTTAAGGCAATTTCCCCTTGTACTGTCACAGTGGTGCTCAGTGCAGTGCCAGCTACAGAAATGTCAAGGAGGTTTTTCTTTGCATCCCAATTGTTTTGTCTTGTACTAGGTCAGTTtaggcattaaaaaataaaaatactgggCTGGAGTCTGGCGTCTGAAAGTCAAGGTGTTTTTTCTGGCTTGTACATTGCAACTGAATGTTAAAGATTTGGCAGCTTTGCTGGTGCTGTTTTGCATCTTTACTACTCGTGAGCATTGAGGAAGCAAAGCAGTGGGACTGTGGAAGGTGGATTGCACACACAGTCCCCTGAAGACCTCTTCTGTAGCTGTGACGTGGTAGAAtaattgaatggtttgggttgcagtggaccttaaagataatctaatTCCAACTctgctgccatgggcaaggacactttccactataccaggttgctcaacgtctcatccaacctggtcttgaacacttaCAGAGAGGGGGCATTCACAATCTCCCTGaacaacctgtgccagtgtctcaccaccctcacagtaaaaaatttcatcctagtgtctaacctaaatctaccctcttccagtttgaaactgttccctctCATGCCCTTAcgaaaagtccctctccagttTTCCTGTGGGCCCTTCAGGTATGGAAAAGCTGCTACAAagtttccctggagccttctcttctccaggctgaacaaacacaactcactcagcctgtcttcataggagaggtgctccagccctctgttCATCTTTTGGGCCCTCCTCTAGACTCCCTGCAAGAGCTGTATGTTCTTCatgtgttgaggactccagaactggaggcagtactccaggtggagtctcacaagTGCAGAGTAGAGTGACAGGATCacttccctcaacctgctggtcacgcttcttttgatgcagatATGCAAGTCCAAAGCAATTAGAATTTATTCTTCGCTCTTTCTATGTTGGAAGtcaccagaagaaaacattaatttagtTGTTTCTACCTCCATCCCACTGTTTCTGTTTGGGCTAAGGTCAGCTTCCTAGGATGGTTTTGCTTGTTCTTGCTTTAGGGGCTGCAAATGGTGGTGAATCTATTGCATTTAATGGTGTAGTGTTGCAGAAATTAATTGTATGTTAGACAAGGAATTGCAACATCTTTGAAAATTTGCTTACAGAATTCACAATATAATAATAGATGGCATACTACCAAGTTACCTAGAAGATACTTGCCAAGTGACTGCCTAAACTAACATTCTGCTCCTGCAAAGCATAACATCTCTGATGTACGTTGGGTTTCAACCTGCTGCATGGCCTCTTTCACAATAAAACACAGGAACATTCTGAAATTGAATTTATATTAGATTAATTATAAAAGCAACTTCCCTCTTATTTAATTGCCTGTATTAGGAGTGTGTTCtagacagcagagaagaaaggaggtAATGGACTATTGAAACATTTAAAGGAATAATAAGAATGAAGAACTTCTTGACTGCAAATGTGGGTTTGCAGTTTGTCATGTGATGTCCAGAGAATTGAGGAACATATGCAGAACGCTTAAGCATGACTTTTGAGACAGCTAATGCATGTATTTGGGGAACACCTGGAGAGCTCTGGGAACAGAGGTATTGTAAAGTTGGTTTCTCTGGATTTGTCTAGTGGCTGCTCATTTCTGgcatcaaaaaaagaaaacctgagtCCTGCCCTACTGAACCATTTCTAAGGGCTTTTTCCACTGTGAGGTCTCTGTTATGCAGTAAAGACAAGATAATATTGCAACCATCTCCCTTG
Encoded here:
- the C5H11orf24 gene encoding uncharacterized protein C11orf24 homolog isoform X3 — translated: MPMDFESCFVHVAFDLSYSLSEPEERRAKYAFYEDLVDLKAIQERIAPEKRSLPARLALKMWTAIAFFLMISFCTCEHRFSVLKGRGVHVVRINRLTTEKQCRQACQSPGVSGNHHCNWSAPYQNCCILLQCHQLSVCQNAREQDIKDLLGEIVGGKRETILFHHQTYPQKRKRMVKVQVDQHNVENLVFSTARTHKIHLRHLVEVKNEDVTTNARKIIASNATSTPATTTTATAIAISVTHAAVLTTAYETTVKTSNAPGDSDLLAEAVSSSATSFTSGNIPVSTSSNVTKLVTTTEKSGHSSSVSGLSPTSTASPLSVISEAGTPMPPTDQFNPATTSTPHSSSHATVGAGLNTPSTTLTTFMPQDEGMSSTASTHAMALSPLEDSHSLNSLPGITLLYLEPEASTATTSLHKSAYILGSTRGAMVLTTASTSKTTTVGEIKSTSYIFSTTVTPAVAPKTTASGFEETQNMDSL
- the C5H11orf24 gene encoding uncharacterized protein C11orf24 homolog isoform X1, whose product is MPMDFESCFVHVAFDLSYSLSEPEERRAKYAFYEDLVDLKAIQERIAPEKRSLPARLALKMWTAIAFFLMISFCTCEHRFSVLKGRGVHVVRINRLTTEKQCRQACQSPGVSGNHHCNWSAPYQNCCILLQCHQLSVCQNAREQDIKDLLGEIVGGKRETILFHHQTYPQKRKRMVKVQVDQHNVENLVFSTARTHKIHLRHLVEVKNEDVTTNARKIIASNATSTPATTTTATAIAISVTHAAVLTTAYETTVKTSNAPGDSDLLAEAVSSSATSFTSGNIPVSTSSNVTKLVTTTEKSGHSSSVSGLSPTSTASPLSVISEAGTPMPPTDQFNPATTSTPHSSSHATVGAGLNTPSTTLTTFMPQDEGMSSTASTHAMALSPLEDSHSLNSLPGITLLYLEPEASTATTSLHKSAYILGSTRGAMVLTTASTSKTTTVGEIKSTSYIFSTTVTPAVAPKTTASGFEETQNMDSEYHLIAAEPLTQYLVDKSLLLGLLLVGTFFFITIVVLFLTQAYERYKRKDYTQVDYLINGMYVDSKM
- the C5H11orf24 gene encoding uncharacterized protein C11orf24 homolog isoform X2, with the protein product MWTAIAFFLMISFCTCEHRFSVLKGRGVHVVRINRLTTEKQCRQACQSPGVSGNHHCNWSAPYQNCCILLQCHQLSVCQNAREQDIKDLLGEIVGGKRETILFHHQTYPQKRKRMVKVQVDQHNVENLVFSTARTHKIHLRHLVEVKNEDVTTNARKIIASNATSTPATTTTATAIAISVTHAAVLTTAYETTVKTSNAPGDSDLLAEAVSSSATSFTSGNIPVSTSSNVTKLVTTTEKSGHSSSVSGLSPTSTASPLSVISEAGTPMPPTDQFNPATTSTPHSSSHATVGAGLNTPSTTLTTFMPQDEGMSSTASTHAMALSPLEDSHSLNSLPGITLLYLEPEASTATTSLHKSAYILGSTRGAMVLTTASTSKTTTVGEIKSTSYIFSTTVTPAVAPKTTASGFEETQNMDSEYHLIAAEPLTQYLVDKSLLLGLLLVGTFFFITIVVLFLTQAYERYKRKDYTQVDYLINGMYVDSKM